In Streptococcus porcinus, the genomic window TACTAAGATTCGTCTTGACTTTTTTGAGACTTTTGCCAAAATAGGGCGGTCAATGATTTTTACCATCGTCATTGATTTTGGAGACTCAACTGAGGTTGCCTTCTTAGAGACTCTTCAAAATATTTTTGAAGCAGAAAATCAGGAAGTTCTCTTTGTAGAATTAGAAACTTCCTTGGAAGAACGGCTTGTCCGTAATAAAACGGAAAATCGCCTGAGGCATAAACCCTTTAAAAGAGATATTGCCTGGTCAGAAAATGATATCCTCAGCACTATGGACTATGTCACTTTTAACAGTAAAGAAGCACCAGAAAAGCTTCGCTATTACTACAAAATCAATAATACCCAAAAAAGTGCCCAAGAAGTTGCGGCAGAAATAGTGGAAGTTATGAAGAAAATAGAATATTAAGAAAGATTTTTCTTATTTCTATAATAGCTCATCAGAAAATATCAAATATCTCTTATGAATTAAGAAAGGACAATTATGTCAAAAGAACTATCACCAAAATACAACCCAACCGAAGTTGAAGCAGGTCGCTACGACAAGTGGTTGGAAGAAGATGTTTTCAAGCCATCAGGCGATAAAACAGCTAAACCTTATTCAATCGTTATCCCACCACCAAACGTAACCGGTAAACTTCACCTTGGTCATGCTTGGGACACAACCCTTCAAGATATTATTATCCGTCAAAAACGGATGCAAGGCTTTGATACCCTTTGGTTACCTGGAATGGACCACGCGGGGATTGCGACGCAAGCAAAAGTTGAAGAACGTCTGCGTGAACAAGGCATCACCCGTTATGACCTTGGTCGTGAAAAATTCCTAGACAAGGTTTGGGAATGGAAAGACGAATATGCAGCTACCATTAAAGAACAATGGGGTAAGATGGGGATTTCCGTGGATTATTCACGCGAACGTTTCACCCTTGACGAAGGCCTCTCTAAAGCGGTACGCAAGGTTTTCGTTGACTTATACAAAAAGGGATGGATTTACCGTGGTGAGTTCATCATCAACTGGGATCCGGCTGCCCGCACAGCTTTGTCCGACATCGAAGTTATCCATAAAGACGTGGAAGGTGCCTTTTACCATATGACTTATATGTTGGAAGATGGCTCGCGCGGCTTACAAGTGGCAACTACTCGACCAGAAACCATGTTCGGAGACGTGGCTGTTGCCGTTAACCCGGAAGATCCTCGTTATAAAGATTTGATCGGTAAAAATGTTGTTTTACCAATCGTGAATAAACTGATTCCAATCGTCGGTGACGAACATGCCGACCCTGAATTTGGAACAGGTGTTGTTAAAATTACACCTGCCCATGACCCTAATGACTTCTTAGTTGGTCAACGCCATAACTTACCACAAGTAAATGTTATGAATGACGACGGGACAATGAACGAGTTAGCTGGCGAATTTGCTGGTATGGACCGTTTTGAAGCTCGTAAAGCAACCGTTGCTAAATTAGAAGAACTCGGTGCCCTTGTTAACATCGAAAAACGTGTTCACTCAGTCGGTCACTCAGAACGTTCTGGTGCAGTGGTTGAGCCTCGTTTATCAACCCAATGGTTTGTTAAAATGGATGAACTGGCTAAACAAGCCATGGATAACCAAGGCACAGACAACCGTGTTGATTTCTACCCACCACGCTTCAATGATACTTTCATGAGCTGGATGGAAAATGTCCATGACTGGGTTATCTCACGCCAATTATGGTGGGGACATCAAATCCCAGCTTGGTACAATGCCGAAGGCGACATATACGTTGGCGAAGAAGCACCAGAAGGTGATGGCTGGAAACAGGACGAAGATGTCCTTGACACTTGGTTCTCATCAGCCCTATGGCCATTTTCAACCATGGGTTGGCCTGACACAGATGCCGAAGACTTCAAACGTTACTTCCCAACATCTACACTGGTGACAGGTTACGATATCATCTTTTTCTGGGTATCACGGATGATTTTCCAATCCCTTGAATTCACTAATGAGCGCCCATTCCAAAATGTTTTGATTCATGGACTCATTCGTGATGAAGAAGGCCGCAAAATGTCTAAATCATTGGGTAACGGTATTGACCCAATGGATGTTGTTGAAAAATATGGTGCAGATAGCTTACGTTGGTTCCTATCAAACGGCTCTGCCCCAGGCCAAGACGTTCGTTTCTCTTACGAAAAAATGGATGCCTCATGGAACTTCATTAACAAAATCTGGAACATTTCCCGTTACATCCTCATGAACAATGAAGGATTAACAATTGAAGAAGCAGAAAACAATGTGGCTAAAGTAGCAGCCTCAGAAGCAGGAAATGTGACAGACCAATGGATTCTTCACAACCTCAATGAGACTATTGTCAAAGTTACCGAAAACTTTGACAAGTTCGAGTTCGGTGTTGCCGGCCACATCTTGTACAACTTCATTTGGGAAGAATTCGCCAACTGGTATGTTGAGCTAACTAAGGAAGTGCTTTATTCTGACAATGAAGACGAAAAAGTCATGACCCGCTCAGTCCTTCTTTACACCTTGGACAAAATCTTGCGCCTGCTCCACCCAATCATGCCTTTCGTGACCGAAGAAATCTTCGCTCAATATGCCCAAGGCTCAATCGTTACAGCAGCTTACCCAGTCGCTAACGGTGCTTTTGAGAATGCGGTAGCCCACCGCGGGGTTGAGAGCTTGAAAGACCTGATCCGTGCTGTCCGCAATGCGCGTGCAGAGGTGAACGTTGCACCAAGCAAGGCCATCACTATCTTGATTAAAACGTCAGACAAAGAGCTAGAGGACTTTTTCAAAGCCAACGAAAACTACATCCGACGTTTTACAAACCCTGAAAAATTATACATCTCAGCTGACCTCCAAGCCCCAGACATGGCCATGACCAGCATCATCACAGGCGCAGAAATCTACCTGCCACTAGCAGACCTGCTCAACGTGGACGAAGAGTTAGCCCGCCTAGACAAAGAATTGGCCAAATGGCAAAAAGAACTAGACATGGTCGGCAAAAAACTCAGCAACGAACGCTTCGTTGCCAACGCCAAACCAGAAGTCGTAGCCAAAGAGCGCGAAAAAGAGGCCGACTATCAGGCTAAATTTGATGCGACTCAGGAGAGAATTGTAGAAATGAATAAACTTGTTAAATAGTTAAAATCATTCACTACTATCAGTACTGTCTGCATCGGACTGCCTGGTCTCAACTCTGGGTGGAATGTTAGAACAATTATAGTTCTGACATCTATTTATCGATGTGATAAAAAAAAGGAGTCCTGTCGCTAGACCATCAGTCTAAGCGATAGGGCTCTTTGTCGTATTGAAGTGATTTTAACGGATTTAACTTAGTAATCTTTTGATAAAAATGAGCCAGACTTTCACTACTATCAGTACTGCCTGCATCGGACTGCCTGGTCTCAACTCTGGGTGGAATGTTAGAACAATTATAGTTCTGACATCTATTTGTCGATGTGATAATAAAAAAAGAGCCCTGTCGCTAGACCATCAGTCTAAGCGACAGGGTTTTTAGTCGTATTGAAGTGATTTTGATAAATTTTAAGAAAGTAAATTTGATACAGCTTACAAATTTGTTAAAATAGAAATTAGTATTATTGATTTAAAGTATGTAATTTATAAATCCTAAAACCTTAAATTGTTTATCTTTATAAATTTTTTATTGTTTAGGGGTAGAGATATTTTATTAAAATTGGATTTATTAGATAAAAAAGCAAATTAATGTTTTATTTGACTATTTGTATTTTATAAATAAAAATTTTTGTGGGGTAAATATGGATATTAAAGAGATTATGAATATTTCTAACATTATTAATGGAGTTATAGCAAGTATAGTGGCGGCTGGAGTTATTTCTCCTGTAATTTGGCTTTGGAAAAAAATTAGCGGAAAGGTAATAATTAATAGAATTGATGTTAGAAATGTTCCTAAAACTTTTCAAGGTAATGCTTTACCAGTTTTAAATGATTTAAAGAAATTAAAGAACTATGTTGAGAATGAAATAATAATTAACAACAATAAAGATAATGTATTAATAAGTGACTTAGTTATTGAAGTTATTAAAGTCAGTAAATATTTTTATGAGGATATTTTGATTCAAAGAGGATTTAACATGCCTAAACAAATTGTCGATTTTGTTGTGTTTAATAATGGAAATATAACAAGTAAATCCCGATGTATAAGTGCAAGAGTTTACTATATAAATAAAAAAGATGATGAAGTTCAAACTATTGAAACTCTTTCATTAAACCAAGAAGCTTTAAAAAAAGGGGAGATAAGAATAATATTTTCAAAAAATTTAAGTGATCCAAGATTATTAAATTATTTTTCCAATAATCTACCTGATTACAAACAGTCAATCAAATTAGATTTAATAGATGATATAGAAGATAAAGTTCTGTCAACTATTGAGATACCATACCTTTCCTCTAATAAAATGTTTGTTCTGAATTTGGGTGGTAGTGCACCAGTAGACCGAACTTTAATTCCAATAGTTGAGTTATATCAACCATATAATCAATTAAATTTTTCCTTTAGAATAAATCAAGTACTAAGTGATGGAATTAATCAAATTAGATTTAATATATTAGTGGATGCTCCGTGCCAAATTAAATATTCCGTAAAATTAATAGATAATAAATCAAAAATCGTTTCAAAATACGTTGTGGATACTTTAAATATCCGATTTCCAAACTATCATTTAACCTCACAGTATAATGACGACATGTTTATTTTTTTATCTACTAATGAAATTTCTGAGAGTAATTATGATGACGTGTATTTAAGATCTCCAAATTTGATTAATAGTCCTTCAAAAATTAAGGAAGCATATAATCTTTAGGTTAGATTTAAATAATTGTATTTTTTGATTATTACTTATGAAATAATTGAGATTGGCTTTTATTAATATAGATTTTTTGAACTTCTATTTGAATTGATTTTATTGATTTTTGATAAATAAGTTTAATTTTTACCTGTAGTCAATACTCATGTGTAGATTAAATTGATTTTCTATTTTTAATTGCATGAACGTGCAATTAATAGGCAAAAATCACAGTTATTTGCACAATCATGCAAATAATCTTACGGTGTGATATAATGTTTTTGAGGTGAATCGAATGAAATATATTCAAAGACCAAGCTATCAAGCCTTTTTAAATAGGCATCGTGAGAAACAAGTAATTAAAGTTGTTAGTGGTGTTAGGCGAGCAGGTAAATCGGTACTTTTTCAGCTTTATAAAGAGGAGCTCTTGGCTTCTGGTGTAAAACCAGAACAAATTATTGCAATTAATTTTGAAGATCTAGCCTATTTTGATTTACGTGATTTTAAAGTACTCAATGATTATATTGTGGATCGATTATCAGAAGATGAAATGAATTACGTCTTTCTTGATGAAGTTCAACATGTCGACCAGTTTGAGTTGGTGGCTGATAGTCTTTTTATTAAAGAAAATGTAGATCTTTATTTAACGGGCTCAAATGCCTATTTTATGTCCAGTCAATTAACGACAAACTTGACGGGTCGTTATGTGCAGTTAGAAGTTTTGCCTTTATCATTTAGTGAGTATGTTGCTGGTATGGAGCTCCAAGGAAATCAATTGAGTAAAACAGAACTATTTAATACTTACTTATTTAGTGCTTTCCCTTACCTCTTACAGACAGAAACTTATCAGGAAAGAATTGACTATCTACAAGGGATATATAATTCAATCCTCTTACATGATATTGTTCCAAGAATAGGCAGTCCAAGTCCAGTTTTGATTGAAAGAATTGTCCGGACACTATTAAGCAGTATTGGTAGTCAAGTTTCAACCAATAAAATCAGAAACACCCTTATCAGTCAGCAAACGCAAATTTCTCATCATGCATTGGATAACTATTTGGACACCTTAACAGACAGTCTGCTTTTTTATGTCGTACCACGCTTTGATGTTAAAGGTCGGTCATTATTACAAAGACTAGAAAAATATTATCCCGTCGATTTAGGATTTAGAAATTTATTATTACCTGATCACCAAGAAGATTTAGGGCATATGATTGAATCGATTGTATTTCTAGAATTAAAGAGACGTTACCATAAAGTTTATGTGGGCAATATTGATAAATACGAAGTCGATTTCGTTGCTGTAACTGACCTTGGGGCATATGCCTATTATCAAGTTAGTCTCAACACCTTGGACCCAGTAACCTTGGAAAGAGAATTGAGACCATTACAAGCTATTAATGATCAGTATCCAAAATACCTGCTGACATTAGACAAGATTCAAAACCAAGCCAATTTTGAAGGCATTGAGAAAGTAAATCTTATTGATTGGCTATTGGGAAATATGAAACCATAACTAGTCATGCCATCTATGTGATGGCTTTTTCTGTCTAAGGAAAAATTATTTGCACAATCATACAAATAATAGGTAACAATCACAGTTATTTGCACAAACATGCAAATAATATATGAAGGTGAATTAAAAATTCTGTCAATAATCTCATTTCTTAAGATGATTTGTAATTCATTAACATGGGTCACAATGGGACAACTAATTATCCTTTTAAGACTGTAAACGCTTTATTTACTCTAATATTCTATGATATAATTAGAATTATTAAGAAATTCTATGGATATTGAGGGATAGCAGTGAAAGTCTTGATTACATCACCTCGGGCACCGGTCACCATTGACTGGGTAAGGCTAGCGCTTAGGTCAAATCATGAGGTACATTTAACAGATAGTTTAGAATCGCCCTTGGCCTTTTTTACTTATGAGCAAGGACTAAGACCTATTTATCATAAAATTGCTGGTCCTCGTTATGACTTTAAAGCCTATGCCAAAGCCATGACTGCCTTAATTGAACAAATGGATTTAGTTATTCCCACCTGTGAAGATATCTTTTATCTGGAACAGGTGCCCTTATCTGAAAGCAACCGAGCTAAATGCTTGATGCCTGATAAAGACTTAATTTTTCAATTACATCATAAATATGCTATTTACCAAATCATTATGAACCCAGTTGGCATAGTTTATCCCAAAACTAAATTATTAGAATCCTGGACAGATTTGGATCAAACTCAACTATCCTCAACCATTCTCAAACCCGTCTTTTCCCGTTTTGGAAAGGAGGTCATAAGAGATATTAATAATGAATCTTATGAAATTAAGCCAATCTCTTCCAGCTATCCATGGGTGCAGCAAGAGAAAATCAATGGTCAAAATCTCTGCTCCTATGCCATCTGTCATCATGGCGAAGTAGTAGCTCAAGTTGTCTACCAAGCACAATACTGCTTGAATGGTTCGGCATCTTCATATTTTGAAGCCTATGACGAGCCTAGAATAAATGCCTTTGTTTGCGATTTTGTCGCTCGAACAAATTACCATGGACAAATTGCTTTTGATTTTATCGACAATGGGCAGGACATCTACCTTCTAGAGTGTAACCCTCGAGCAACCAGTGGCCTTCATCTCCTTTCGGAAGGATTAAGAATAGAAGAAGCAGGAATCCGCTATACTGAAACAGGGGAATTACCCGTTAAAAGCATGGGAAAAGGACTGTATTTCCTCTTTGGCTTGCAAGCACTAGGGCAAGGGAAAATAGCAGAGCTGATGAGAGACAAAAAACGTTCAGAGAGTATATTAAAAGGTGTACCAATGCACCACCTCATAGCTGCGCTGGCAGAATTCACTAAAATCGCCGCAGTGAAAAAAATCAGCCTGACCCAGGCCAGCACAGATGATATCCAATACGATGGAGAGGCAGGACAAAAAGATGTCACACTTTAGCCGCAGCCTCCAGGCATTGAGCCAGAAATATGGTAGTCAAGCCCTTATTAGGAACCTGACAATTCCAATCGAGCTATTAGAGATTGAGACGATGGCAAAATCAGAAAATGAGACGGAAGAGACAACAGTTTCAGAAAATGAGACGGTCGAACTAACAAGTCCAGTCAATGAGCATTCAAGTCTTACAAATTCTGTAGATAAAAATGTTGATCTTACAAGTTCAGAAAATGGTAACGACGCCCTAAAAATTACAGAAAATGGCAAAATAGGTATTACAAATTCAGAAGATGAAAACAGTTTGATGGCAAATTATGACACTAAAGATCCATACCTTGCAAGTTCAGACAATAAGAATTCACAACTAATAAAGTCTGACAATAAGAACTCGTTCGTTAGCAATTCTGAAAATCTAACAACCAATCAGAACAGTGATTCAAATCACAAACCATCAACTAAATCCTCTATCAAACTCCCTTGCTCCGTCAATCACCAAGCTCAGGACAATACCTGGACTGTTTCACTCAAAAGTATGATAGTAGGGGCAGGTTATGATGAATTGTCAAAATTAAAAGGAATTTCTAAAGTTGTCACTAAATTATTAATTATAGTTCTGGAACACTTTATTGACTTCTTTAAAATGGATGACATTGTTGGGTTGGACAATGCTTGTTTGACAACCAGTCTTTTGTCTAAAGAATTTTTGGATTTGGATCCGACTGACTTGTTTGCTAAGGCTAAACAGGCTTATCCCAATTCAGCTTTGATGATACGCTCGCTCAATAAAGCACATCATGACTCCTATATAGAAAAATTAGAGAAAAACACAAGAGCTCATCTTTTAGTCAATCGCCAAATTTATCTGATTGACCAACCGGAGCAGGCTCTCAAAAAACGAGATAGTAAACGCGATTTGAAACTATTGGAAGATGGTTGTTATAAATTCAGAAAATTAGACGATGATTCTTCGCTTGATAGCTTTCCTAACTCCTTACCTAATGTCTCGCCTAATTTCTCGCCAAATTCCATACCTGATTCTTCACCTGATTCTTCATCAGTTGGCACCACCCCAACCACTTTCTCCGACTTTCAATCAGTCATTTCCCTCTACAATCAGCTCTATTTAGACAAATACTCAGCTTCTAATGTTCAGTTCACAGCGCTTTTCTTGCAAGAACTGGTTAGAGAGGGGGCCATAACTATCTTTCTAATGGAAAATCAGACCGGTCAGGCTTGTGGCTGTCTTGGTCTGATTGAGGAAGAGGGGATTCTTACTGCACCTCTCTTGGGTTACAGGACGGAGCTTGCACAATCAGAGGGGCTCTACCGTCGTTTGTCTATCTTCATTACCCAATATTGTCTGGAAAAGGGCTTTAAGCAGAACTTGTCTGCGGGGGCACCTGATTTTAAAAAGAACCGTGGGGCTAAACCCACTTTGGAATATACGGCTGTTTATGTGGATCATCTGCCTTGGTATCGGCGGGCGGCCTGGCAGCTTTTGGCTTGGACCTGTCAGCATTATTACGGTCCCATGCTTGTCAAAAAAGGATTATAAATGATGAAAGATTTAGTTTTGATTACCGGGGCGACCGGGTTTTTGGGCTCTTATTTGATTGATGAGTGCCTCAAGCGTAATTATCAGGTTCTGGCCATGGGTCGAAATGTGGCTAAAGGTCAAGCCTTGGAGCGTGAAAACGTGACCTTCATTGAGGGAGACATCACCAAGGTGGTCGATTTGGAGAAGGTTTTTGCCTATCCAATTACGAAAATTATCCACGCCGCGGCGCTTTCCACGGTTTGGGGAGAATGGGATGCCTTCTACAGGAGTAATGTGCTGGGAACTAAGAATATTTTGCATTATGCCCAGAAGAAGCAGGTGTCGCGCTTGGTTTATGTGTCTTCGCCCAGCATTTATGCCTCTGCCAAGGATCAGCTTAGGGTGACGGAGGATGCTGCGCCTAAGCAGAATGAGCTTAACAACTATATCAAGAGTAAGCTCATGTCCGAGCAACTCTTCAAGGACTATCCTAATTTGCCTTATGTGATTATCAGACCTCGTGGCATTTTTGGGGTGGGTGATTCCAGCATCATTCCACGCTTATTGGAAATCAATAAAACCATTGGTATTCCGCTTTTAAATGGTGGGCAGAACCAGATTGATTTGACCTGTGCGGAAAATGTGGCCTATGCGATTGGC contains:
- a CDS encoding NAD-dependent epimerase/dehydratase family protein; translation: MMKDLVLITGATGFLGSYLIDECLKRNYQVLAMGRNVAKGQALERENVTFIEGDITKVVDLEKVFAYPITKIIHAAALSTVWGEWDAFYRSNVLGTKNILHYAQKKQVSRLVYVSSPSIYASAKDQLRVTEDAAPKQNELNNYIKSKLMSEQLFKDYPNLPYVIIRPRGIFGVGDSSIIPRLLEINKTIGIPLLNGGQNQIDLTCAENVAYAIGLMLENPLAIHQVYNITNDQPMVFKDLVSYFFKQLGQPVHFRKIPAQPVYGAAAFLEWLYKGLKLKGEPRMTLYTYYLVRYSQTLSVEKAKGELGYAPIMTLEEGIDNYVKNQKS
- a CDS encoding ATP-grasp domain-containing protein, which gives rise to MKVLITSPRAPVTIDWVRLALRSNHEVHLTDSLESPLAFFTYEQGLRPIYHKIAGPRYDFKAYAKAMTALIEQMDLVIPTCEDIFYLEQVPLSESNRAKCLMPDKDLIFQLHHKYAIYQIIMNPVGIVYPKTKLLESWTDLDQTQLSSTILKPVFSRFGKEVIRDINNESYEIKPISSSYPWVQQEKINGQNLCSYAICHHGEVVAQVVYQAQYCLNGSASSYFEAYDEPRINAFVCDFVARTNYHGQIAFDFIDNGQDIYLLECNPRATSGLHLLSEGLRIEEAGIRYTETGELPVKSMGKGLYFLFGLQALGQGKIAELMRDKKRSESILKGVPMHHLIAALAEFTKIAAVKKISLTQASTDDIQYDGEAGQKDVTL
- a CDS encoding valine--tRNA ligase yields the protein MSKELSPKYNPTEVEAGRYDKWLEEDVFKPSGDKTAKPYSIVIPPPNVTGKLHLGHAWDTTLQDIIIRQKRMQGFDTLWLPGMDHAGIATQAKVEERLREQGITRYDLGREKFLDKVWEWKDEYAATIKEQWGKMGISVDYSRERFTLDEGLSKAVRKVFVDLYKKGWIYRGEFIINWDPAARTALSDIEVIHKDVEGAFYHMTYMLEDGSRGLQVATTRPETMFGDVAVAVNPEDPRYKDLIGKNVVLPIVNKLIPIVGDEHADPEFGTGVVKITPAHDPNDFLVGQRHNLPQVNVMNDDGTMNELAGEFAGMDRFEARKATVAKLEELGALVNIEKRVHSVGHSERSGAVVEPRLSTQWFVKMDELAKQAMDNQGTDNRVDFYPPRFNDTFMSWMENVHDWVISRQLWWGHQIPAWYNAEGDIYVGEEAPEGDGWKQDEDVLDTWFSSALWPFSTMGWPDTDAEDFKRYFPTSTLVTGYDIIFFWVSRMIFQSLEFTNERPFQNVLIHGLIRDEEGRKMSKSLGNGIDPMDVVEKYGADSLRWFLSNGSAPGQDVRFSYEKMDASWNFINKIWNISRYILMNNEGLTIEEAENNVAKVAASEAGNVTDQWILHNLNETIVKVTENFDKFEFGVAGHILYNFIWEEFANWYVELTKEVLYSDNEDEKVMTRSVLLYTLDKILRLLHPIMPFVTEEIFAQYAQGSIVTAAYPVANGAFENAVAHRGVESLKDLIRAVRNARAEVNVAPSKAITILIKTSDKELEDFFKANENYIRRFTNPEKLYISADLQAPDMAMTSIITGAEIYLPLADLLNVDEELARLDKELAKWQKELDMVGKKLSNERFVANAKPEVVAKEREKEADYQAKFDATQERIVEMNKLVK
- a CDS encoding ATP-binding protein, whose product is MKYIQRPSYQAFLNRHREKQVIKVVSGVRRAGKSVLFQLYKEELLASGVKPEQIIAINFEDLAYFDLRDFKVLNDYIVDRLSEDEMNYVFLDEVQHVDQFELVADSLFIKENVDLYLTGSNAYFMSSQLTTNLTGRYVQLEVLPLSFSEYVAGMELQGNQLSKTELFNTYLFSAFPYLLQTETYQERIDYLQGIYNSILLHDIVPRIGSPSPVLIERIVRTLLSSIGSQVSTNKIRNTLISQQTQISHHALDNYLDTLTDSLLFYVVPRFDVKGRSLLQRLEKYYPVDLGFRNLLLPDHQEDLGHMIESIVFLELKRRYHKVYVGNIDKYEVDFVAVTDLGAYAYYQVSLNTLDPVTLERELRPLQAINDQYPKYLLTLDKIQNQANFEGIEKVNLIDWLLGNMKP